In one Umezawaea sp. Da 62-37 genomic region, the following are encoded:
- the topA gene encoding type I DNA topoisomerase — MAGSTRTKNGSGATGDGNRRLVIVESPAKARKIASYLGSNFVVESSKGHIRDLPRGAADVPAKYKGQPWARLGVDVDHDFEPLYVVTPDKRSTVAELKELLKGVDELYLATDGDREGEAIAWHLLDTLKPKIPVRRMVFHEITEPAILAAAANPRDLDQDLVDAQETRRILDRLYGYEVSPVLWKKVMPKLSAGRVQSVATRIVVERERERMKFVSSSYWDISATMDAGAEATPRNFGARMVAVDGARLALGRDFGSDGKLKAGSEVRLLNEAEARALAAGLVDVPLTVASVEEKPYTRKPYAPFMTSTIQQEAGRKLRFTADRTMRTAQKLYENGYITYMRTDSTTLSETAITAARTQATQLYGAEYVAAQPRQYTRKVKNAQEAHEAIRPAGEVFRTPGEVARELDSDEFKLYEMVWQRTIASQMNDARGNTTSVRIVGNAASGEECTFAASGRTITFAGFLKAYVETVDAEAGGESDDAESRLPQLVKGQAVTAADLTADGHSTSPPSRFTEASLIKTMEELGIGRPSTYASIISTVQDRGYVWKKGSALVPSWVAFAVVGLLEQHFGRLVDYDFTAALEDELDGIAAGRQQRTTWLSGFYFGGTIGPESSIGRSGGLKKLVGSSVEEIDARLVNSIGLFDDDEGRPVVVRVGRYGPYLEREVIGENGEPTAQRANLPDDMPPDELTLELAEKLFSTPQEGRSLGIDPVSGNEILAKEGRFGPYVTEVLPEPADEKAAKKAPKPRTGSLFKDMALDSVTLDDALKLLSLPRVVGKDPETGAEITAQNGRYGPYLKKGTDSRSLVTEDQLFTVTLDEALKIYAEPKKRGRSATSAPPLKELGNDPVSGKPMVVKDGRFGPYVTDGETNGSLRKSDSVEGLTDERASELLAEKRAKGPVAKKKPVAKKPAAPRKKAPAKTKS, encoded by the coding sequence GTGGCTGGATCGACACGGACGAAAAACGGCTCCGGGGCTACGGGTGACGGCAATCGCCGATTGGTGATCGTCGAGTCGCCCGCCAAGGCGCGCAAGATCGCGTCGTACCTCGGCAGCAACTTCGTCGTGGAGTCGTCCAAGGGGCACATCCGGGACCTGCCTCGGGGTGCTGCGGACGTGCCCGCCAAGTACAAGGGGCAGCCGTGGGCGCGCCTCGGCGTCGACGTCGACCACGACTTCGAGCCGCTGTACGTGGTGACGCCGGACAAGAGGTCGACCGTCGCCGAGCTGAAGGAACTGCTCAAGGGCGTCGACGAACTCTACCTCGCGACGGACGGCGACCGCGAGGGCGAAGCCATCGCGTGGCACCTGCTGGACACGCTCAAGCCGAAGATCCCGGTCCGCCGGATGGTCTTCCACGAGATCACCGAGCCCGCGATCCTCGCCGCCGCGGCGAACCCGCGCGACCTCGACCAGGACCTGGTCGACGCGCAGGAGACCCGGCGCATCCTCGACCGCCTCTACGGCTACGAGGTCAGCCCCGTGCTGTGGAAGAAGGTCATGCCGAAGCTCTCGGCGGGCCGCGTGCAGTCGGTGGCGACCCGGATCGTGGTGGAGCGCGAGCGGGAACGGATGAAGTTCGTCTCCTCCTCGTACTGGGACATCTCGGCCACGATGGACGCGGGCGCCGAGGCGACGCCGCGCAACTTCGGCGCGCGCATGGTCGCCGTCGACGGCGCCCGGCTGGCGCTGGGCCGCGACTTCGGGTCCGACGGCAAGCTCAAGGCCGGGTCCGAGGTGCGGCTGCTCAACGAGGCCGAGGCGCGGGCGCTGGCCGCGGGCCTGGTCGACGTGCCGCTGACCGTGGCGAGCGTCGAGGAGAAGCCCTACACCCGCAAGCCGTACGCGCCGTTCATGACGTCGACGATCCAGCAGGAGGCGGGCCGCAAGCTCCGCTTCACCGCGGACCGCACGATGCGCACGGCCCAGAAGCTGTACGAGAACGGCTACATCACCTACATGCGAACCGACAGCACGACGCTGTCGGAGACCGCGATCACGGCGGCCCGCACGCAGGCGACCCAGCTCTACGGCGCGGAGTACGTCGCGGCCCAGCCGCGGCAGTACACGCGGAAGGTCAAGAACGCGCAGGAGGCCCACGAGGCGATCCGCCCCGCGGGCGAGGTCTTCCGGACCCCCGGCGAGGTCGCCCGCGAGCTGGACTCCGACGAGTTCAAGCTCTACGAGATGGTCTGGCAGCGCACGATCGCGTCCCAGATGAACGACGCCCGCGGCAACACCACGTCGGTGCGGATCGTCGGCAACGCGGCGAGCGGCGAGGAGTGCACGTTCGCCGCCTCGGGCCGCACGATCACGTTCGCCGGGTTCCTCAAGGCGTACGTGGAGACGGTCGACGCCGAAGCGGGCGGCGAGTCGGACGACGCCGAGTCGCGGCTGCCGCAGCTGGTCAAGGGCCAGGCCGTCACGGCCGCGGACCTGACCGCCGACGGCCACTCGACCAGCCCGCCCTCGCGCTTCACCGAGGCCAGCCTGATCAAGACGATGGAAGAGCTGGGGATCGGTCGCCCGTCGACGTACGCGTCGATCATCAGCACCGTGCAGGACCGCGGCTACGTGTGGAAGAAGGGCTCCGCCCTGGTGCCCTCGTGGGTCGCCTTCGCGGTGGTCGGGCTGCTGGAGCAGCACTTCGGCAGGCTGGTGGACTACGACTTCACCGCCGCGCTGGAGGACGAGCTCGACGGCATCGCCGCTGGTCGCCAGCAGCGCACGACGTGGCTGTCCGGCTTCTACTTCGGCGGCACCATCGGCCCGGAGAGCTCCATCGGCCGTTCCGGCGGCCTGAAGAAGCTCGTCGGGTCGAGCGTCGAGGAGATCGACGCCCGCCTGGTGAACTCGATCGGGCTATTCGACGACGACGAGGGCCGTCCCGTCGTGGTCCGGGTCGGCCGCTACGGCCCGTACCTGGAGCGCGAGGTCATCGGCGAGAACGGCGAGCCGACCGCGCAGCGCGCCAACCTGCCCGACGACATGCCGCCGGACGAGCTGACCCTGGAACTGGCCGAGAAGCTGTTCTCGACCCCCCAGGAAGGGCGCTCGCTCGGCATCGACCCGGTCAGCGGCAACGAGATCCTGGCGAAGGAAGGCCGCTTCGGTCCGTACGTGACCGAGGTCCTGCCCGAGCCCGCGGACGAGAAGGCGGCCAAGAAGGCGCCCAAGCCGCGCACGGGCTCGCTGTTCAAGGACATGGCGCTCGACTCGGTGACCCTGGACGACGCGCTCAAGCTGCTGTCGCTCCCGAGGGTCGTCGGCAAGGACCCGGAGACCGGGGCCGAGATCACCGCGCAGAACGGGCGCTACGGGCCGTACCTCAAGAAGGGCACGGACTCGCGCTCGCTCGTCACGGAGGACCAGCTGTTCACGGTCACCCTCGACGAGGCGCTGAAGATCTACGCCGAGCCGAAGAAGCGCGGCCGTTCGGCCACCAGCGCCCCGCCGCTCAAGGAACTGGGCAACGACCCGGTGTCCGGCAAGCCGATGGTGGTCAAGGACGGCCGGTTCGGCCCGTACGTGACCGACGGCGAGACCAACGGGTCGCTGCGCAAGAGCGACAGCGTCGAGGGCCTCACCGACGAGCGCGCGTCCGAGCTGCTGGCGGAGAAGCGCGCCAAGGGCCCGGTCGCCAAGAAGAAGCCGGTCGCGAAGAAGCCCGCGGCCCCGCGCAAGAAGGCACCCGCGAAGACCAAGAGCTGA
- a CDS encoding sodium-translocating pyrophosphatase gives MSRQFLAEGLELSGGDRGVVAVIAVVALAALAVGYVLLREVLAAGQGTEKMQEIATAVQEGAAAYLNRQFRTLAPFVVIVFVLLFALPADDLNERIGRSLFFIFGAVFSASIGYLGMWLSTRANVRVAAASKEEGGREKATRIAFRTGGVVGMMTVGLGLFGAAVVVLVYSGQAPKVLEGFGFGAALLAMFMRVGGGIFTKAADVGADLVGKVEQGIPEDDPRNAATIADNVGDNVGDCAGMAADLFESYAVMLVASLILGTAAFGAQGLLFPLIVPAIGILTAVIGVYTTKARVGENGLAAINRSFYISAVISAVLCTVAAFLYLPSSFANLDGVSDEIKGTSGNPALIATFAVIIGIVLAGVILWLTGYYTGTEHKPVKEVGRTSLTGAATVILSGISVGFESAVYTALVIGAAVYGAFLLSGSVVVALFAVALAGCGLLTTVGVIVAMDTFGPVSDNAQGIAEMSGDVDGEAAQILTELDAVGNTTKAITKGIAIATAVLAATALFGSYKDAITQSLAKVGATFDNADFVAFTPNVLVGLIIGSAVVFMFSGLAVNAVTRAAGAIVFEVRRQFRENPGIMDYSVKPEYGRVVDICTRDSLRELATPGLLAVLAPIAVGFGLGVGPLAGFLAGAIATGTLMAVFLANSGGAWDNAKKLVEDGNHGGKGSDAHAATVIGDTVGDPFKDTAGPAINPLIKVMNLVSVLIAPAIVTFSIGADASTAIRVTIAVVAVAIIVAAVVISKRRGTAIADTPAESVANGAS, from the coding sequence ATGTCCCGGCAATTCCTCGCGGAGGGCCTTGAACTCTCCGGAGGTGATCGCGGCGTAGTCGCCGTGATCGCCGTGGTCGCCCTGGCAGCCCTTGCCGTCGGCTACGTACTGCTCAGGGAGGTGCTGGCCGCAGGCCAAGGCACCGAAAAGATGCAGGAAATCGCGACGGCGGTCCAAGAGGGCGCAGCGGCTTACCTCAACAGGCAGTTCCGCACGCTCGCACCCTTCGTGGTGATCGTTTTCGTCCTGCTGTTCGCCCTACCGGCCGATGACCTGAACGAGCGGATCGGCAGGTCGCTGTTCTTCATCTTCGGCGCTGTCTTCTCGGCCAGCATCGGCTACCTCGGCATGTGGCTGTCTACCCGCGCGAACGTGCGCGTCGCGGCCGCGTCGAAGGAGGAGGGCGGACGGGAGAAGGCGACCCGGATCGCGTTCCGCACCGGTGGCGTCGTCGGCATGATGACCGTCGGCCTCGGCCTGTTCGGTGCCGCGGTCGTGGTGCTCGTGTACTCCGGCCAGGCCCCGAAGGTCCTGGAGGGCTTCGGCTTCGGCGCCGCGCTGCTCGCGATGTTCATGCGGGTGGGCGGCGGCATCTTCACGAAGGCCGCGGACGTCGGCGCCGACCTGGTCGGCAAGGTCGAGCAGGGCATCCCCGAGGACGACCCCCGCAACGCCGCGACGATCGCCGACAACGTCGGTGACAACGTGGGCGACTGCGCGGGCATGGCGGCGGACCTCTTCGAGTCCTACGCCGTGATGCTCGTGGCGTCGCTGATCCTCGGCACCGCCGCGTTCGGCGCGCAGGGCCTGCTGTTCCCGCTCATCGTCCCCGCCATCGGCATCCTCACCGCCGTCATCGGCGTGTACACCACCAAGGCGCGGGTCGGCGAGAACGGCCTCGCGGCGATCAACCGCTCGTTCTACATCTCCGCGGTCATCTCCGCGGTGCTGTGCACCGTGGCGGCGTTCCTGTACCTGCCCAGCTCGTTCGCGAACCTGGACGGCGTGTCGGACGAGATCAAGGGCACCAGCGGCAACCCGGCGCTGATCGCCACCTTCGCGGTGATCATCGGCATCGTGCTCGCGGGCGTCATCCTCTGGCTGACCGGCTACTACACCGGCACCGAGCACAAGCCCGTCAAGGAGGTCGGCCGCACCTCGCTGACCGGCGCCGCGACGGTCATCCTGTCCGGCATCTCGGTCGGCTTCGAGTCGGCGGTCTACACCGCGCTGGTGATCGGCGCGGCCGTGTACGGCGCGTTCCTGCTGTCTGGTTCGGTCGTCGTGGCGCTGTTCGCCGTGGCGCTGGCCGGTTGCGGTCTGCTCACCACGGTCGGCGTCATCGTCGCCATGGACACGTTCGGCCCGGTCAGCGACAACGCCCAGGGCATCGCCGAGATGTCGGGCGACGTCGACGGCGAGGCCGCGCAGATCCTGACCGAGCTGGACGCGGTGGGCAACACCACCAAGGCCATCACCAAGGGCATCGCGATCGCGACTGCCGTGCTGGCGGCGACCGCGCTGTTCGGGTCGTACAAGGACGCCATCACGCAGTCGCTCGCGAAGGTCGGGGCGACCTTCGACAACGCCGACTTCGTCGCGTTCACGCCGAACGTCCTGGTCGGCCTGATCATCGGCTCGGCCGTGGTGTTCATGTTCTCCGGTCTCGCGGTCAACGCCGTGACCAGGGCCGCGGGCGCCATCGTGTTCGAGGTGCGCCGCCAGTTCCGCGAGAACCCCGGCATCATGGACTACTCGGTGAAGCCCGAGTACGGCCGCGTCGTGGACATCTGCACGAGGGACTCGCTGCGCGAGCTGGCCACCCCCGGCCTGCTGGCCGTGCTGGCCCCGATCGCCGTGGGCTTCGGCCTGGGTGTCGGGCCGTTGGCGGGCTTCCTCGCGGGCGCGATCGCGACCGGCACGCTGATGGCGGTGTTCCTGGCCAACTCCGGTGGCGCGTGGGACAACGCGAAGAAGCTGGTCGAGGACGGCAACCACGGTGGCAAGGGCTCCGACGCCCACGCCGCGACGGTCATCGGCGACACGGTCGGCGACCCGTTCAAGGACACCGCGGGCCCGGCCATCAACCCGCTGATCAAGGTGATGAACCTGGTGTCGGTGCTGATCGCGCCCGCCATCGTCACGTTCTCCATCGGCGCGGACGCCTCCACGGCCATCCGCGTGACGATCGCCGTCGTCGCGGTGGCGATCATCGTGGCGGCCGTCGTGATCTCGAAGCGCCGCGGTACCGCGATCGCGGACACCCCGGCGGAGTCGGTCGCCAACGGCGCTTCCTAG
- a CDS encoding MFS transporter codes for MDNIQDSDTAGQPNPGGTGAASATHRLRSVLAIRPFRRLWGVTYLCSVGDWLSLLALTGLVTKLAEGYRWEGFALSAVVLTQLLPGILFAPLGGVLADRFDRRKVMVLCDLARGGLFLSIAFVGTAWWLFIANFLVGCCAMLWIPAKDSAVPNLLRRPDQVESANQLGLVMTYGISTISGFGLYALISGIPGYLHLTDRDDVVFTVATIAVVINGLLYITSALLVATRIPELSGRAVSSTRKQAAEDKVGFIAMMRDGLRYAWRTPLVRGLVTGMIGAFAAAGAVIGCAKLYALSLLGGDSAFGLLFIAVFVGLASGMALAPRFARRLTYNRLFGLTIVCAGLSLAIVALAPHLWVALVAVALVGGTAGIAFLTGLTIIGSQVEDEMRGRMVALVQSLMKIILGLSTVVTPLLVTVVQPRTITVFNHPLHVDGTRPVMFGAGVLAAVVGLIAYRQMDNRRTEPIFSELFNAIRGKSKSSAGLLITVEGDTRRDTGVQARRLSDALRAAGHDVLLASDPELDERRLRSMLSTVDLAGVRAHALVAAAVRADVVEREVRPALDSGALVVMERYVDSPLAHFSAVGSVERSEVEGLVDWATGRLRPDVTILLDRSPVTMPEDLLNETVFGKPATRAIDNIEHHWRVQRLLTEMASADPDRYVVVDADGTEDEVAERVRVAVLPLFAERRVQAEPVAEIVETT; via the coding sequence GTGGACAACATCCAGGACAGCGACACCGCAGGTCAGCCCAATCCGGGCGGGACGGGCGCGGCTTCAGCGACCCATCGATTGCGCAGCGTGCTGGCGATCCGGCCGTTCCGCAGGCTGTGGGGGGTCACGTACCTGTGCAGCGTCGGCGACTGGCTGTCGCTGCTCGCGCTGACGGGTCTGGTCACGAAGCTCGCCGAGGGCTACCGGTGGGAGGGCTTCGCGCTCAGCGCGGTCGTGCTCACCCAGCTGCTGCCCGGCATCCTGTTCGCGCCGCTCGGCGGTGTGCTGGCCGACCGGTTCGACCGCCGCAAGGTCATGGTCCTGTGCGACCTGGCGCGCGGCGGCCTGTTCCTGTCGATCGCGTTCGTCGGCACGGCGTGGTGGCTGTTCATCGCCAACTTCCTCGTCGGCTGCTGCGCGATGCTGTGGATCCCGGCCAAGGACTCCGCCGTGCCGAACCTGCTGCGCAGGCCGGACCAGGTCGAGTCGGCCAACCAGCTCGGGCTGGTGATGACCTACGGCATCTCCACCATCAGCGGCTTCGGCCTCTACGCGCTCATCTCCGGCATCCCCGGCTACCTGCACCTGACCGACCGCGACGACGTCGTGTTCACGGTCGCGACCATCGCCGTGGTCATCAACGGCCTGCTCTACATCACGTCGGCGCTCCTGGTCGCGACCCGCATCCCCGAGCTGTCCGGCCGGGCGGTCTCGTCGACGAGGAAGCAGGCGGCCGAGGACAAGGTCGGCTTCATCGCGATGATGCGGGACGGCCTGCGCTACGCGTGGCGGACCCCGCTGGTGCGCGGCCTGGTGACGGGCATGATCGGCGCGTTCGCCGCAGCGGGCGCGGTCATCGGCTGCGCCAAGCTGTACGCGCTGAGCCTGCTCGGCGGCGACAGCGCGTTCGGCCTGCTGTTCATCGCGGTCTTCGTGGGCCTGGCGAGCGGCATGGCGCTGGCGCCGAGGTTCGCCCGGCGGCTCACCTACAACCGGCTGTTCGGCCTGACGATCGTGTGCGCGGGCCTGAGCCTGGCGATCGTGGCGCTGGCCCCGCACCTGTGGGTGGCGCTGGTCGCCGTCGCCCTCGTCGGCGGCACCGCGGGCATCGCGTTCCTGACCGGTCTGACGATCATCGGCTCGCAGGTCGAGGACGAGATGCGCGGCCGGATGGTCGCCCTCGTCCAGTCCCTGATGAAGATCATCCTCGGTCTCTCGACCGTCGTGACGCCGCTGCTGGTCACGGTCGTCCAGCCGCGCACCATCACCGTGTTCAACCACCCGCTGCACGTGGACGGCACCCGCCCGGTCATGTTCGGCGCCGGCGTCCTGGCCGCGGTCGTCGGCCTGATCGCCTACCGCCAGATGGACAACCGGCGGACGGAGCCGATCTTCTCGGAGCTGTTCAACGCCATCCGCGGCAAGTCGAAGTCCTCCGCGGGCCTGCTGATCACCGTCGAGGGCGACACCCGCCGCGACACCGGCGTCCAGGCCCGCAGGCTGTCCGACGCGCTGCGCGCCGCGGGCCACGACGTGCTGCTGGCCAGCGACCCGGAACTCGACGAGCGGCGACTGCGCAGCATGTTGTCCACCGTCGACCTGGCCGGGGTGCGGGCGCACGCGCTGGTGGCCGCGGCCGTGCGCGCCGACGTGGTCGAGCGCGAGGTGCGGCCCGCGCTGGACAGCGGCGCGCTGGTCGTCATGGAGCGCTACGTCGACAGCCCGCTGGCCCACTTCAGCGCCGTCGGCAGCGTCGAGCGGTCCGAGGTGGAGGGCCTGGTCGACTGGGCCACCGGCAGGCTCCGCCCGGACGTCACGATCCTGCTGGACCGCTCACCGGTGACGATGCCCGAGGACCTGCTGAACGAGACCGTCTTCGGCAAGCCCGCCACGCGGGCCATCGACAACATCGAGCACCATTGGCGCGTGCAGCGCCTGCTGACCGAGATGGCCTCGGCCGACCCGGACCGCTACGTCGTGGTCGACGCGGACGGCACCGAGGACGAGGTCGCGGAGCGGGTGCGCGTCGCGGTGCTCCCGCTGTTCGCGGAACGCCGCGTCCAGGCCGAGCCCGTCGCGGAAATTGTGGAGACCACGTGA
- a CDS encoding DEAD/DEAH box helicase — translation MADQGRRLLERVIAGVPAGESPLTHVTDMPRRAARLAQWPSWAADPVIHSVRAGGVSQPWSHQVEAAELAWAGRNVVLSTGTASGKSLAYQLPVLTALATDPRATALYLAPTKALGADQLRAVEGLAVPGVHASSFDGDTPMAERDWVRAYANWVFTNPDMLHRGMLPNHTRWIRLFRRLKYVVVDECHAYRGVFGSHVALLLRRLRRVARKYGADPVFVLASATVTDPAASAGRLLGAECAAVTVDGSPRASRTVALWEPPLLEDFAGENGAPVRRSAGAETSRILADLVVEGARSLAFVRSRVGAELTAMGAKRILAEVDDSLPPRVAAYRAGYLPEERRALERALSSGELLGVATTNALELGVDIAGLDAVVVAGFPGTLASFWQQAGRAGRSGDSALVVFVARDDPLDTYLVHNPPAVFDRPIEATVLDPTNPYVLAPHLACAASELPLTEEGLAEFGGDAVLPVLADLVARKLLRRRSNGWYWASHDRPHADVDIRGSGGDQVVVVEADSGRMLGTVDPGAAHRSVHQGAVYLHQGESYLVDDLDLDQGLALVHAARPDWSTMARESVDITVVRTVEERRYDGVSVCLGEVEVTSQVVGYLRRLPSGQVIDQVPLDMPEQVLLTRAVWYTVSEKLLVGSAPGGAGLDPARVPGALHAAEHAAIGLLPLFATCDRWDIGGVSTALHADTGEATVFVHDGHPGGAGFADRGFAAVIPWLVATREAIASCACPAGCPSCVQSPKCGNGNEPLDKAGGMAVLGTVLGVVGERTNNTQHGQIRGQASSAATSR, via the coding sequence GTGGCCGACCAGGGACGCCGACTGCTGGAGCGGGTGATCGCCGGAGTACCCGCCGGGGAATCGCCTCTGACGCACGTCACCGATATGCCACGTCGCGCCGCCCGGTTGGCCCAGTGGCCCTCGTGGGCGGCCGATCCGGTGATCCACTCGGTGCGCGCGGGCGGGGTCTCCCAACCGTGGTCCCACCAGGTGGAAGCCGCCGAGCTGGCCTGGGCGGGCCGCAACGTCGTGCTGTCGACCGGCACCGCGTCCGGCAAGTCGCTGGCCTACCAGCTGCCGGTGCTGACCGCCCTCGCCACCGACCCGCGCGCGACCGCCCTGTACCTCGCGCCGACCAAGGCGCTGGGCGCGGACCAGCTGCGCGCCGTCGAGGGGCTGGCCGTGCCGGGGGTGCACGCGTCGTCGTTCGACGGCGACACCCCGATGGCCGAGCGCGACTGGGTGCGGGCGTACGCGAACTGGGTGTTCACGAACCCGGACATGCTGCACCGCGGGATGCTGCCGAACCACACGCGGTGGATCCGGCTGTTCCGCAGGCTGAAGTACGTCGTGGTCGACGAGTGCCACGCCTACCGGGGTGTGTTCGGCTCGCACGTCGCGCTGCTGCTGCGCAGGCTGCGCCGGGTCGCCAGGAAGTACGGCGCGGACCCGGTGTTCGTGCTGGCCTCGGCGACGGTGACGGACCCCGCGGCGTCCGCGGGCCGGTTGCTGGGCGCCGAGTGCGCGGCCGTGACGGTGGACGGCTCGCCCCGCGCGTCGCGCACGGTCGCGCTGTGGGAGCCGCCGCTGCTGGAGGACTTCGCGGGCGAGAACGGCGCCCCGGTGCGGCGTTCGGCGGGCGCCGAGACGTCCCGGATCCTGGCCGACCTCGTGGTCGAGGGCGCCCGGTCGCTGGCGTTCGTGCGGTCCCGCGTCGGCGCGGAGCTGACGGCGATGGGCGCCAAGCGGATCCTGGCCGAGGTCGACGACTCGCTGCCGCCGCGGGTCGCCGCCTACCGCGCCGGGTACCTGCCCGAGGAGCGCCGGGCGCTGGAGCGCGCGCTGTCCAGCGGCGAGCTGCTCGGCGTCGCGACGACGAACGCTCTGGAACTGGGTGTCGACATCGCCGGGCTCGACGCCGTCGTGGTGGCGGGCTTCCCCGGCACGCTGGCGTCGTTCTGGCAGCAGGCGGGCCGCGCCGGGCGGTCGGGCGACAGCGCGCTGGTCGTGTTCGTGGCCCGCGACGACCCGTTGGACACCTACCTCGTGCACAACCCGCCCGCCGTGTTCGACCGGCCGATCGAGGCGACGGTCCTGGACCCGACCAACCCGTACGTGCTGGCCCCGCACCTGGCGTGCGCCGCGTCGGAGCTGCCGCTGACCGAGGAGGGCTTGGCGGAGTTCGGCGGTGACGCGGTCCTGCCGGTGCTGGCCGACCTGGTGGCGCGCAAGCTGCTGCGACGCAGGTCGAACGGCTGGTACTGGGCTTCGCACGACCGCCCGCACGCCGACGTGGACATCCGCGGCTCCGGTGGCGACCAGGTCGTCGTGGTGGAGGCGGATTCCGGGCGGATGCTCGGCACCGTCGATCCGGGCGCGGCGCACCGGTCGGTCCACCAGGGCGCGGTGTACCTGCACCAGGGCGAGTCTTACCTGGTCGACGACCTGGACCTGGACCAGGGGCTGGCGCTCGTGCACGCCGCCCGGCCGGACTGGTCGACGATGGCGCGCGAGTCCGTCGACATCACGGTGGTGCGGACGGTCGAGGAGCGGCGCTACGACGGCGTTTCGGTGTGCCTGGGCGAGGTCGAGGTGACGTCGCAGGTGGTGGGCTACCTGCGGAGGCTGCCGTCCGGTCAGGTGATCGACCAGGTGCCGCTGGACATGCCCGAGCAGGTGCTGCTCACCAGGGCCGTCTGGTACACGGTGTCCGAGAAGCTGTTGGTGGGCAGTGCACCGGGGGGCGCGGGTCTGGATCCCGCGCGCGTCCCCGGTGCACTGCACGCCGCCGAACACGCGGCGATCGGCCTGCTACCGCTGTTCGCGACCTGTGACCGCTGGGACATCGGCGGTGTGTCGACCGCTCTGCACGCTGACACCGGGGAGGCGACGGTGTTCGTGCATGACGGTCACCCAGGAGGGGCTGGCTTCGCCGACCGCGGCTTCGCCGCGGTGATCCCCTGGTTGGTCGCTACTCGGGAAGCGATCGCTTCGTGCGCGTGTCCGGCAGGGTGCCCGTCCTGCGTTCAGTCGCCGAAGTGCGGGAATGGCAACGAACCGCTGGACAAAGCAGGTGGAATGGCCGTGCTGGGCACTGTTCTCGGGGTTGTCGGGGAGAGAACCAACAACACCCAGCACGGCCAGATCAGGGGTCAGGCCAGCTCCGCGGCCACCAGCCGCTGA
- a CDS encoding bifunctional DNA primase/polymerase — translation MEWSDSWRGAFRIELRAEAVGLAWHGWPVLPGTYPAGSENGAVQWTGRGGVETDGPVPVHNDWQERIGTKPQQVAAWWSGASYSVLAATGHVLDAIEVSADLGRRAAMALRTIGLPVPIVATPAGQWMFLVESGQSLRADLAAHDDIRHYGEGEYIALPPSPVQHGVVHWRVKPQICGWKLPVSRIVQDALVEAVQMPSLFMSSAQRLVAAELA, via the coding sequence ATGGAGTGGTCGGATAGCTGGCGCGGGGCCTTCCGCATCGAGCTGCGGGCAGAGGCAGTGGGCCTCGCGTGGCACGGGTGGCCTGTGCTGCCGGGTACCTACCCAGCCGGCTCGGAGAACGGCGCGGTCCAGTGGACCGGGCGCGGTGGTGTGGAAACCGACGGTCCGGTGCCGGTCCACAACGACTGGCAGGAGCGCATCGGCACCAAGCCGCAGCAGGTCGCGGCGTGGTGGAGCGGCGCGTCCTACAGCGTGCTCGCCGCCACCGGCCACGTGCTGGACGCCATCGAGGTGAGCGCCGACCTCGGTCGTCGTGCCGCCATGGCACTGCGCACCATCGGCCTCCCGGTGCCGATCGTCGCCACCCCCGCGGGTCAGTGGATGTTCCTGGTCGAGTCCGGCCAGTCGCTGCGGGCCGATCTGGCCGCGCACGACGACATCCGCCACTACGGCGAGGGCGAGTACATCGCGCTGCCGCCGTCCCCCGTGCAGCACGGTGTCGTGCACTGGCGCGTCAAGCCGCAGATCTGCGGCTGGAAGCTGCCGGTCTCGCGCATCGTGCAGGACGCGCTCGTCGAGGCCGTCCAGATGCCCTCGCTGTTCATGTCCAGCGCTCAGCGGCTGGTGGCCGCGGAGCTGGCCTGA